A region of the Blattabacterium cuenoti genome:
AACAGTCTAGAAAAATTACTTCTTAGTATAAAAAAAACTTCATCCAGAAAAGCAGAACTTGTTTGTGTTTTTTGTTTCAAAAAAAATGAAGAAAAAAATTATTTTTTTAAAGGAAAATTAACCGGATACATTTCTGAAAAAATTATGGGAAAAAAAGGTTTTGGATATGATCCTATATTTATTCCAGATAAACATAAAAATACTTTATCTCAAATAAACATTCATCAAAAAAACAAGATCAGCCATAGAATAAAAGCTTTTAAAAAACTCATGAAATTCATCACCTATAATGGATAAAACTTCATTAACAATTTTGGGGTGTCATTCCTCAATTCCAACGGAAAAATTTTATCCTACAGCTCAAATATTAGAGATGAAAGGAGTTTTTTTTCTTATTGATTGTGGAGAAGGGACACAAGTTCAATTAAGAAAAGCGAAAATAAAATTTAACAAAATAGTACACATATTCATATCTCATTTACATGGAGATCATTTTTTTGGATTAATTGGATTGCTTTCTACTTTTCATTTACTAGGAAGAGAAAAATCAGTATATATTTACGCTCCAAAAGGATTAAAAGAAATTATAGATATTCATTTTAAATGGTCATATACACGATTAAAATTCTGTATTGATCATATTGAATTATCTTCTAAAAAATTGGAAAAGATTATGGAAACTGAAAAAGTAGAAGTTTATACCATTCCATTAAAACATAGAATTTACACTAATGGTTTTCTTTTCAAAGAAAAACCTTGTCATAGAAAATTAAATATGGAGGAGATAAAAAAAATTCCTTCTATCAAAATAGAAGATTATAAGAATTTACAACTTGGAAAAGATTTTAGAACCAAAGAAGGGAAAATCATTCCGAATGATCAACTCACATTTAATCCTCCAAAAATCTTATCTTATGCTTTTTGTTCAGATACTTCCTATTATTTGCCTATTATTGAACAAATAAAATATGTAGATTTATTATATCACGAGTCGACTTTTTTGAAAAAAGAAGAAAATAGAGCTATCAAGACAGGACACTCTACAGCCACCCAAGCTGCTTGTATAGCTAAAAAAGCTCAAGTCAAAAAATTATTATTGGGACATTATTCGAATAGATTTCCTAATCTAAAAGCATTTGAAGAAGAAGCAAAAAAAATATTTAATAATGTAGAAGCGTCTGAACCATTAAAAACATACTATCTAGATGAATAATTCATCTCTATTCTATTAGAGGAAATGAAAGAGATAAAGAGACCAACTGTTAAAATAATACATGTCATCATTACAAAATCCTCTATGGTAAATTTCATAGGAAATGGAATTTTTCTTCCAATTTTAAATAAATGATATCTCTCTTGCAAAAGAGATAAAATAGAAGTTGTCAATACTCCAATAAACCATCCAAATACACTGATAAGGACTCCTATATAAAAGAATATTCTTCTGATTCTATACAAAGAATAACCAAAACTCCATAAGAGAAAAATATTTTCTTTTTTATCTAGCTGTAAAATGAAAATAGCACCAATTAAGTTAAATGCTGTCATTACAGTTATTAAACTAAATAAAAAATAAATAAATATTTTTTCTGTATTAATTACTTTATAAAAAGCTTTTTCTTCTTCTGTACGTGTTTTTATCCTAAATTTTGGACCAAATTTTTTTTTTAAAATCTTTTTTATCTTATCTACATTTTCCTTTTGACGAATTTTTATTTCCAGAGAATGAAAAGCATTTTTCTTAACCAAATTTTGAATATCACAAAATAAATATTTTTGATCTATTTCTTTGTTAAAATGAAAAAAACCTTTTATTCTAACTTTTTTTTGTATTAAAAATGGAAAAGAAGTTTTTTTTTATAGAAAAAAAAACTAATACTCATAGAATCTGTTTCTATTTTATCCATAAATAAAAACGGAAAAATGGATGATAAACCTACATATAAATCCAATTGATTCTGTAAGAAATTTTTATCATTTTTATCTTGAAAGGTTATTTTTTTAAATTGATTCATCACTTTTTCATATTTTGAATCTATTCCTTTTAAGTGAAAAAAATATTTTTCATTTTTATAATGAAAAAAAACTTTTTTTTCCATTGTTTTAGAAAAAAACATAATTCCTTTTATTGATCTCATTTTTTTATTTAAAACATTTTCATGAAAGAAGATCTCTTTTCCATTAAATGAAGAAATAATAATATCAGGGTGGTTATTTTTATAGAACTTAATATTTAAGTCTTCTAATCCTGAAAAAACAGATAAAATAGTAGATAAAGAAAATGTAGATATACTGAGTGATATAATAGACAAAAAAATTATGAGGTTAACAATGTTAGTTTTTTTTTTTGAAAAAAAATAGCGTATAGTTATGTAAAAAGAAGTTTTCAAAAAAAAATGATTCAATTACGAAAATTTACTACACAAAAATCCAGTTCTGGAATCTTTTTTACACGATATCTAAGTTTTTTAGAAAGTAATTTTCTGTAAAATCTAGATCTTGAACGAATACTTTCCAAAATTTCTTGATCTAAAAAAGGATAGATAGATATATAACTTTTTATTAAACTCAGATCAGGAGTCATAAAAATCTTGATTAGAGTAATTAGAAAACCTTTTTTTATTTCATTTTTCATCAAAATCTCTGCTATCTCCATGTAAAATATTGAAGATAATCTTTGATTTCTAATAGAATTCATTTCTATCATGTTTCTTTCCATTTAAAAAAAAATGAAAAATAAAACTTTTTCATCATAAAATTTGTAATCTGAAAAATATTGTTGTAACATTGTATTTATTTTTTAGGTCCCATAGCTCAGTTGGTTAGAGCACCTGACTCATAATCAGGGCGTCGCTGGTTCAAATCCAGCTGGGACCATTTGTGACCGGGGAGGGATTCGAACCCACAACTTACAGTTTAGGAAACTGTTGCTCTATCCTATTGAACTACCCAGCCGATTTCATTTTTTTAATGAAAAAACAGATACAATGGATTTATTTTTAGTTCCCTTTTTAAAAAAAACAAAACCTGTTTTCAGAGCATATAAAGTATGATCTTTCCCCATCCCTACATTGATTCCAGGATGGTGTTTTGTTCCACGTTGACGAACAATAATCCCACCACATTTAACATGTTGATTTCCAAATATTTTTATTCCTAATCTTCTTCCTACTGAATCTCGTCCATTTCTAGAACTTCCTGAGCCTTTTTTATGAGCCATTTTTAATTTTTTTAGATTTTTTTTCTAAAAAGGAAATTACTTTAATTTTTGTAAAAAATGGTCTAAATCCATTTTTCACCTTATACCCTTTTCTTCTCTTTTTTTTGAATATAATTACTTTATCTCCTTTTAAATGTTGTAGGATTTCTACTTCTACCTTGATATTTTCTAAAAAAGGAAAACCTATTTTAGAAAAACCATTTTTATAAAAGAAAAAAATTCTATCCAAAAATATTTTTTCTCCTAAATTCATAGAAGACAGAAGAGGAACGTAAACGTATTTATTTTCAATAAGTTTAAATTGTTTTCCTTGAATATCTACAATTGCGTATATCATAATAATACCCTTTTTACTTTAGTAAAAACTTTCTTGCTTTCACAAGTCCTTCCAATAAATAATCTATTTCTTTAAAAGTGTTATAAATAGAAAAACTAATACGAACCATTCCTTCTACATTGAAGAAATTCATTAAAGGCTGAGCACATAAATGCCCCGTACGAACGGAAATTCCTAGACGATCTAGGACGATTCCTATATCAAAACAATGCAATTTACTCAAATTAAAAGATATAATACTCAATCTTTTTTTATAATCTACTCCTCCATATAATTGAATTCCGTCAACAGTACTTAAACGCTGTATAGCATACTTTAAAAGTTTTTCTTTATAAGATTGTATATTTTCTACGCCTATTTTTTCTACAAAATCTATAGCAGATCCCCAAACAATAATTCCCTCTATATTTGGTGTTCCAGCTTCAAACTTAAATGGTAAATCAGAATAAGTTGTTTTTTCAAAACTTACATTTTTAATCATTTCACCACCTGATTGATAAGGAGAAAGAGTATCTAATATTTTTTCCTTTCCATATAAAACTCCAATTCCAGTAGGTCCATACATTTTATGCGCAGAAAATACATAAAAATCGGTATTTAAATCTTGTACATTTAAACTTAAATTAGAAGGAACTTGAGCTCCATCAATCAAAACTAGTGCCCCATATTCATGAGATTTATCAATAATGTTCTTAACGGGATTCACAATTCCCAAAACATTAGATACATGTGTTATGGCTACTAATTTAGTTTTTTCTGAAATTAATAACTCGAAATCTTCTAATTGCAAAATCCCATCTTTATCAATTGGAATAATTTTTAATAAAGCATCTTTTTTTTTACAAAGAATTTGCCATGGAACAATATTGGAATGATGTTCAAGATAAGAAATAATTATTTCATCTCCTTTTTTAATATTAATACTAGATGCTACTAAATTAATAGATTCAGTAGTCCCTTTTGTAAAAATAATTTCTGAAGAATGTTTTGCATGAATAAAATTTTTGATTTTTTTTCTTACATTTTCTACATGAAAGGTAGCTTTTTGACTTAAAAAATGTAAACTTCTATGAACGTTAGAATTTATCGTAGAATAATAATTTTCAGAAGCCTGAATCACTTGCAAAGGCTTTTGAGTTGTTGCCGCATTGTCTATATAAACTAAAGGATTAGAATAAATTTTTTTTTTTAGAATTGGAAATTGACTGCGTATTTCTTGAATTTGTTTTTGTGAAAACATAATTATAAATATATCCCTAATTTTTTTTTCATCTTTTCATGAACTAAATTTCTCAATTTTAAAATATTCATGGTTTTTAAGATTTCTTCT
Encoded here:
- the rdgB gene encoding RdgB/HAM1 family non-canonical purine NTP pyrophosphatase; translation: MKKIVFVTRNFFKEREIKSFLYPHADQLNILSLKDILFPYSIKENGNSFQENALIKAKFFFQKTHIPCFSEDSGLKIECLNGYPGIYSSRYLQKENSLEKLLLSIKKTSSRKAELVCVFCFKKNEEKNYFFKGKLTGYISEKIMGKKGFGYDPIFIPDKHKNTLSQINIHQKNKISHRIKAFKKLMKFITYNG
- a CDS encoding aminotransferase class V-fold PLP-dependent enzyme, encoding MFSQKQIQEIRSQFPILKKKIYSNPLVYIDNAATTQKPLQVIQASENYYSTINSNVHRSLHFLSQKATFHVENVRKKIKNFIHAKHSSEIIFTKGTTESINLVASSINIKKGDEIIISYLEHHSNIVPWQILCKKKDALLKIIPIDKDGILQLEDFELLISEKTKLVAITHVSNVLGIVNPVKNIIDKSHEYGALVLIDGAQVPSNLSLNVQDLNTDFYVFSAHKMYGPTGIGVLYGKEKILDTLSPYQSGGEMIKNVSFEKTTYSDLPFKFEAGTPNIEGIIVWGSAIDFVEKIGVENIQSYKEKLLKYAIQRLSTVDGIQLYGGVDYKKRLSIISFNLSKLHCFDIGIVLDRLGISVRTGHLCAQPLMNFFNVEGMVRISFSIYNTFKEIDYLLEGLVKARKFLLK
- the rpmA gene encoding 50S ribosomal protein L27, coding for MAHKKGSGSSRNGRDSVGRRLGIKIFGNQHVKCGGIIVRQRGTKHHPGINVGMGKDHTLYALKTGFVFFKKGTKNKSIVSVFSLKK
- a CDS encoding ribonuclease Z; this translates as MDKTSLTILGCHSSIPTEKFYPTAQILEMKGVFFLIDCGEGTQVQLRKAKIKFNKIVHIFISHLHGDHFFGLIGLLSTFHLLGREKSVYIYAPKGLKEIIDIHFKWSYTRLKFCIDHIELSSKKLEKIMETEKVEVYTIPLKHRIYTNGFLFKEKPCHRKLNMEEIKKIPSIKIEDYKNLQLGKDFRTKEGKIIPNDQLTFNPPKILSYAFCSDTSYYLPIIEQIKYVDLLYHESTFLKKEENRAIKTGHSTATQAACIAKKAQVKKLLLGHYSNRFPNLKAFEEEAKKIFNNVEASEPLKTYYLDE
- a CDS encoding ribosome-binding factor A, whose product is MNSIRNQRLSSIFYMEIAEILMKNEIKKGFLITLIKIFMTPDLSLIKSYISIYPFLDQEILESIRSRSRFYRKLLSKKLRYRVKKIPELDFCVVNFRN
- a CDS encoding ABC transporter permease, producing MVKKNAFHSLEIKIRQKENVDKIKKILKKKFGPKFRIKTRTEEEKAFYKVINTEKIFIYFLFSLITVMTAFNLIGAIFILQLDKKENIFLLWSFGYSLYRIRRIFFYIGVLISVFGWFIGVLTTSILSLLQERYHLFKIGRKIPFPMKFTIEDFVMMTCIILTVGLFISFISSNRIEMNYSSR
- the rplU gene encoding 50S ribosomal protein L21, translated to MIYAIVDIQGKQFKLIENKYVYVPLLSSMNLGEKIFLDRIFFFYKNGFSKIGFPFLENIKVEVEILQHLKGDKVIIFKKKRRKGYKVKNGFRPFFTKIKVISFLEKKSKKIKNGS